A DNA window from Aquarana catesbeiana isolate 2022-GZ linkage group LG01, ASM4218655v1, whole genome shotgun sequence contains the following coding sequences:
- the LOC141128797 gene encoding serine/threonine-protein kinase SBK1-like — translation MEDTMASNAHDVIRVLDRMVSFHSQRLHQVDIREHFIIVKELGEGGFGKVFLANHRKTGRRMALKVMAKSRTSRESFLREFTISFLLSSHPNIIGCCEIIFTTFNCFVFTQELAPLGDLLSLIVPNVGIPEDVVKRCTVQISNALEYIVEKGLVHLDVKPDNVLVFDQECHSVKLSDFGLAKVTGTVIRSKCGSKPYRAPEMYQIAPPDGLAVDGSLDVWAFGVTIYVLLTGKFPWQDTLPDDEEFKSFVVWQKNFEVDNPPETWREVSTGIRRMFFDLLAIDSTKRSQSAEVLKYMGEIWKGETPKKDEEPIENSSFKHSDKSLCEASYLNSSKSDVSITSSLSSTSSPLIIDTSGSQSEMTSEPQKDSMEEALIIYDEEFSLHVGAEVDIE, via the exons ATGGAG GACACAATGGCCTCCAATGCCCATGATGTGATACGTGTTTTGGACAGAATGGTCTCCTTCCATTCACAAAGACTACATCAGGTGGACATACGGGAGCACTTCATCATTGTGAAGGAACTCGGAGAAGGAGGCTTTGGAAAAGTATTCCTGGCAAACCACAGGAAAACAG gtcgAAGAATGGCGTTGAAAGTTATGGCGAAAAGTAGAACCAGCCGGGAGTCTTTCCTACGGGAGTTCACCATTTCGTTCCTACTTTCTTCTCATCCCAACATCATTGGATGCTGTGAGATCATCTTCACCACCTTCAACTGCTTCGTTTTTACCCAGGAACTGGCACCTCTTGGTGATCTGCTCTCTCTGATTGTACCAAAT gtGGGAATTCCAGAAGATGTGGTAAAGAGATGCACTGTTCAGATCTCCAATGCTCTGGAATACATAGTGGAGAAAGGACTAGTACACCTCGATGTGAAGCCAGACAATGTTTTAGTGTTTGATCAGGAGTGCCATTCCGTTAAACTCTCAGACTTTGGCCTGGCTAAGgtcacagggacagtgattagatcCAAGTGTGGCAGCAAACCCTACAGAGCTCCAGAGATGTACCAAATTGCCCCTCCAGATGGACTGGCTGTAgatggcagccttgatgtgtgggcGTTTGGTGTCACCATCTATGTTCTGCTCACGGGGAAGTTTCCATGGCAGGACACCCTCCCTGATGATGAAGAATTTAAAAGTTTTGTTGTCTGGCAGAAGAATTTTGAGGTGGATAATCCTCCAGAAACATGGAGAGAAGTTTCCACTGGGATACGAAGGATGTTTTTTGATCTGTTGGCCATTGACTCTACTAAAAGAAGTCAGAGTGCAGAAGTCCTAAAATACATGGGTGAAATCTGGAAAGGAGAAACCCCAAAAAAGGATGAGGAGCCCATTGAAAACAGTTCTTTCAAACATTCTGACAAATCCTTGTGTGAAGCTTCATATCTGAACAGTTCCAAGAGCGACGTTTCCATCACATCATCTCTGAGCTCCACTTCTTCTCCTCTGATTATAGATACTTCTGGATCTCAGTCGGAGATGACTTCAGAGCCGCAGAAGGATAGCATGGAAGAAGCGCTGATCATATATGATGAGGAGTTCTCTCTACATGTTGGTGCAGAGGTAGATATCGAATGA